One window of the Branchiostoma lanceolatum isolate klBraLanc5 chromosome 3, klBraLanc5.hap2, whole genome shotgun sequence genome contains the following:
- the LOC136429117 gene encoding uncharacterized protein — MYTNSTGDGEEMVFQGNSDSYRYARNLLDNPTFALYTRFYPLTFHNRVALRVEILVKYGSGCSSNEVFCDEACRPRENFCQAFDGCVPQRYNGGDKPVCEDVLEAECGLELTMKLEDLACLKIDDQFSPCGDGDVFHDSQSCDGSEACSTGEDEANCDVYPSARQIDSSMYFA, encoded by the exons ATGTACACAAACAGCACCGGCGACGGCGAAGAAATG GTGTTCCAAGGGAACAGCGACAGCTACCGCTACGCTCGCAACCTGTTGGACAACCCAACTTTTGCACTCTACACTCGCTTCTACCCGCTCACCTTCCACAATCGGGTCGCACTGAGGGTCGAGATTCTCGTCAAATATG GTTCCGGCTGTTCATCTAACGAGGTCTTCTGTGACGAGGCATGTCGCCCAAGGGAAAATTTCTGTCAGGCTTTTGACGGATGTGTCCCACAACGCTATAACGGCGGAGACAA ACCTGTCTGTGAAGACGTGCTAGAGGCTGAGTGTGGGCTGGAATTGACCATGAAATTGGAAGATCTCGCATGTTTGA AAATCGACGACCAGTTCAGTCCGTGCGGGGATGGTGACGTGTTCCACGATAGCCAGTCTTGTGACGGCTCGGAAGCCTGCTCAACAGGGGAGGACGAGGCAAATTGTGACG TGTACCCAAGTGCTAGGCAGATCGACAGTTCAATGTATTTTGCTTAA
- the LOC136429372 gene encoding low-density lipoprotein receptor-like isoform X2, protein MECQRDSGDPCIPSSWICDELDDCLDGRDEQGCVQVEDALGRRWGSCSYNCTSIYGNASCIPDAFSCDGGADCMEEEDEQGCEGVVPTTVDDCPTFYCGLPGSPDLTYCVHSHLICDGYPDCAAGEDEQGCGNADGVSTQASTTMTIGLTAEPTSGQGSFEDQTGLYTENHGSKDQAVIWITAAALGGQILYRLAF, encoded by the exons ATGGAATGTCAGAGAGACTCGGGTGACCCCTGCATCCCGAGCAGTTGGATCTGTGATGAACTAGACGACTGTCTGGATGGAAGGGACGAACAAGGGTGTGTGCAAG TTGAAGATGCACTGGGACGCAGGTGGGGCTCCTGCAGCTACAACTGCACGTCCATCTACGGTAACGCTTCGTGCATTCCCGACGCGTTCAGCTGCGACGGTGGCGCGGACTGCATGGAGGAAGAGGACGAGCAGGGCTGTGAAGGCGTCGTACCTACGACAGTTGATGATTGCCCGACGTTCTACTGCGGCCTGCCCGGCTCTCCGGACCTTACGTACTGCGTGCACAGTCATCTGATCTGTGACGGTTACCCGGACTGTGCTGCAGGGGAGGACGAGCAGGGGTGTGGCAACGCGGACGGCGTGTCCACTCAAGCCAGCACCACGATGACCATCGGCCTGACCGCAGAGCCAACAAGCGGCCAAGGATCGTTCGAAGATCAAACAG GGCTCTACACAGAGAACCATGGATCCAAGGACCAGGCCGTTATTTGGATAACAGCCGCTGCACTTGGCGGTCAGATTCTCTACCGCCTGGCTTTCTGA
- the LOC136429372 gene encoding very low-density lipoprotein receptor-like isoform X1 — protein sequence MECQRDSGDPCIPSSWICDELDDCLDGRDEQGCVQGIPKNCFFTCNNNVTCLPTSQLGDGHHDCSDGEDERPSDIEDALGRRWGSCSYNCTSIYGNASCIPDAFSCDGGADCMEEEDEQGCEGVVPTTVDDCPTFYCGLPGSPDLTYCVHSHLICDGYPDCAAGEDEQGCGNADGVSTQASTTMTIGLTAEPTSGQGSFEDQTGLYTENHGSKDQAVIWITAAALGGQILYRLAF from the exons ATGGAATGTCAGAGAGACTCGGGTGACCCCTGCATCCCGAGCAGTTGGATCTGTGATGAACTAGACGACTGTCTGGATGGAAGGGACGAACAAGGGTGTGTGCAAG GAATACCCAAAAACTGCTTTTTCACCTGCAACAACAACGTCACGTGTCTGCCGACAAGTCAGCTGGGTGACGGACATCACGACTGTTCTGACGGGGAAGACGAAAGACCCAGTGACA TTGAAGATGCACTGGGACGCAGGTGGGGCTCCTGCAGCTACAACTGCACGTCCATCTACGGTAACGCTTCGTGCATTCCCGACGCGTTCAGCTGCGACGGTGGCGCGGACTGCATGGAGGAAGAGGACGAGCAGGGCTGTGAAGGCGTCGTACCTACGACAGTTGATGATTGCCCGACGTTCTACTGCGGCCTGCCCGGCTCTCCGGACCTTACGTACTGCGTGCACAGTCATCTGATCTGTGACGGTTACCCGGACTGTGCTGCAGGGGAGGACGAGCAGGGGTGTGGCAACGCGGACGGCGTGTCCACTCAAGCCAGCACCACGATGACCATCGGCCTGACCGCAGAGCCAACAAGCGGCCAAGGATCGTTCGAAGATCAAACAG GGCTCTACACAGAGAACCATGGATCCAAGGACCAGGCCGTTATTTGGATAACAGCCGCTGCACTTGGCGGTCAGATTCTCTACCGCCTGGCTTTCTGA